A single region of the Chionomys nivalis chromosome 23, mChiNiv1.1, whole genome shotgun sequence genome encodes:
- the LOC130865434 gene encoding NADH dehydrogenase [ubiquinone] 1 alpha subcomplex subunit 3-like, whose protein sequence is MAARIITFLKNAWAKEPVLVVSFSVWSLTIIMPIINPYTKYASMINQATPYNYPVPVRDNGNMPDVPSHPQDPQGPSLEWLKNL, encoded by the coding sequence ATGGCCGCAAGAATCATCACTTTCCTCAAGAATGCCTGGGCGAAGGAGCCGGTGCTGGTGGTGTCCTTCTCAGTCTGGAGCCTCACTATAATTATGCCCATAATCAACCCCTACACCAAGTATGCTTCCATGATCAACCAGGCAACACCCTACAACTACCCAGTCCCTGTACGAGATAATGGGAACATGCCCGATGTGCCCAGCCACCCCCAGGACCCTCAGGGCCCAAGCCTGGAGTGGCTGAAGAACCTGTGA